One window of the Archangium primigenium genome contains the following:
- a CDS encoding YgfZ/GcvT domain-containing protein yields MQPLSLHFLHEQAGARFQELQGREVVADYGNEAAEYRAARTGVALHDATYREALRITGEDRTTFLHGMVTQDVKGLVAGASTYAAFITVKGAMVADARILRRDADLLLDLEPGLGAKVREFLEKYLISEDAELHDATEEGGLLRLLGPRTPELLTAALGAPFEPLAQDATRAGRLADQDVLLLGNTRLQAQGVDVWVPRAGLEAVWKALGAAGAALGLQPLGWRALEVVRVEAGVPRYGQDMVDTTIPLEANLTHAISYNKGCYIGQEVIARATFRGHMNRKLAGLRLSADAAGPGTELKKDGKKVGWLTSVTRSPGAAEPLALGYVHRDHLEPGTVLTVGEGPAEATVTALPFA; encoded by the coding sequence ATGCAACCGCTGTCTCTGCATTTTCTTCACGAGCAGGCAGGCGCCCGTTTTCAAGAGCTTCAAGGCCGGGAAGTCGTGGCCGACTACGGGAACGAGGCGGCCGAGTACCGCGCCGCCCGGACAGGCGTGGCGCTCCATGACGCCACCTACCGCGAGGCGCTGCGCATAACCGGGGAGGACCGCACAACCTTCCTGCACGGCATGGTGACCCAGGACGTGAAGGGACTCGTGGCCGGGGCCTCCACCTACGCGGCCTTCATCACCGTGAAGGGCGCCATGGTGGCGGACGCGCGCATCCTGCGCCGCGACGCGGACCTGCTGCTGGACCTGGAGCCCGGCCTGGGCGCCAAGGTGCGGGAATTCCTGGAGAAGTACCTCATCTCCGAGGACGCCGAGCTGCACGACGCCACCGAGGAGGGCGGCCTCTTGCGGCTGCTCGGCCCCCGGACGCCCGAGCTGCTGACGGCCGCGCTCGGCGCGCCCTTCGAGCCCCTCGCCCAGGACGCCACGCGCGCCGGGCGTCTGGCGGACCAGGACGTGCTGCTCTTGGGCAACACCCGGCTGCAGGCCCAGGGCGTGGACGTGTGGGTGCCGCGCGCGGGTCTGGAGGCGGTGTGGAAGGCCCTCGGGGCGGCGGGCGCGGCCCTGGGGCTCCAGCCGCTCGGCTGGCGGGCGCTCGAGGTGGTGCGCGTGGAGGCCGGGGTGCCGCGCTACGGCCAGGACATGGTGGACACCACCATCCCCCTGGAGGCCAACCTCACCCACGCCATCTCGTACAACAAGGGGTGCTACATCGGGCAGGAGGTCATCGCCCGCGCCACCTTCCGCGGCCACATGAACCGAAAGCTCGCCGGCCTGCGCCTGAGCGCGGACGCGGCCGGGCCCGGCACCGAGCTCAAGAAGGACGGCAAGAAGGTGGGCTGGCTCACCAGCGTGACGCGCTCGCCCGGCGCCGCCGAGCCCCTGGCCCTGGGCTACGTGCACCGCGACCACCTGGAGCCCGGCACGGTGCTCACCGTGGGCGAGGGCCCCGCCGAGGCCACCGTCACCGCCCTGCCCTTCGCCTGA
- a CDS encoding sigma 54-interacting transcriptional regulator produces MSEWDEEGGPPQARTATATLPRKVRSGRVRLKLLVLSGPEAGKSHVLEPGRTYVLGKDSTADIVLTEKTVSRQHLSLEVREDCVLARDLGSRNGSLRDGLRFSELELGPGSEWDVGSVSLKLVPQEGRARALLLSARESFGGLVGHSRRMREVFTLLERMAAGTSDVLIQAETGTGKELCAEALHKESPRAKGPFVIVDLAGVAPSLIESELFGHVKGAFTGAQTERAGAFERASEGTVFLDEVGELPLDLQPRLLRVLERRQVKRVGANEYRTVDMRVVAATHVDLESAVDKGKFRADLYHRLAVLKVVLPPLRERPEDIPFLVDHFLRRMGRPQGTLSDQTRALLAQYPWPGNVRELRNVVEQVVNLGEDALPEMTPPGGPRAARGRSTPELSLPFKEAKERLIDGFEQDYVRDLLARCEGNISRAAREAGIDRMYLYKLVKKHGLDAGRSGGSDG; encoded by the coding sequence GTGTCCGAGTGGGATGAAGAGGGTGGGCCGCCCCAGGCCCGGACGGCGACGGCCACCCTGCCGCGCAAGGTCCGGTCTGGCCGGGTCCGGTTGAAGCTGCTGGTGCTGTCGGGCCCCGAGGCCGGCAAGAGCCACGTGCTCGAGCCGGGGCGCACGTACGTGCTGGGCAAGGACTCCACCGCCGACATCGTGCTCACGGAGAAGACGGTCTCCCGGCAGCACCTGTCGCTGGAGGTCCGCGAGGACTGCGTGCTCGCGCGCGACCTGGGCTCGCGCAACGGCTCCCTGCGCGACGGGCTGCGCTTCTCCGAGCTGGAACTGGGGCCGGGCTCGGAGTGGGACGTGGGCTCGGTGTCGCTCAAGCTCGTGCCCCAGGAGGGGCGCGCGCGCGCGCTGCTCCTGTCCGCGCGCGAGAGCTTCGGGGGGCTCGTCGGCCACAGCCGGCGCATGCGCGAGGTCTTCACCCTGCTCGAGCGCATGGCGGCGGGCACCTCGGACGTGCTCATCCAGGCCGAGACGGGCACGGGCAAGGAGTTGTGCGCCGAGGCCCTCCACAAGGAGAGCCCGCGCGCCAAGGGCCCCTTCGTCATCGTGGACCTGGCGGGCGTCGCCCCCTCGCTCATCGAGAGCGAGCTGTTCGGCCACGTGAAGGGCGCCTTCACCGGGGCCCAGACGGAGCGGGCCGGCGCCTTCGAGCGCGCCTCCGAGGGCACGGTGTTCCTCGACGAGGTGGGCGAGCTGCCGTTGGACTTGCAGCCGCGCCTGCTCCGCGTGTTGGAGCGCCGGCAGGTCAAGCGCGTGGGCGCCAACGAGTACCGCACGGTGGACATGCGCGTGGTGGCCGCCACGCACGTGGACCTGGAGAGCGCCGTGGACAAGGGGAAGTTCCGCGCGGACCTCTACCACCGGCTCGCGGTGCTCAAGGTGGTGCTGCCCCCGCTGCGCGAGCGGCCCGAGGACATCCCCTTCCTGGTGGACCACTTCCTGCGGCGCATGGGCCGCCCCCAGGGCACGCTGTCCGACCAGACGCGCGCCCTGCTCGCCCAGTACCCGTGGCCGGGCAACGTGCGCGAGCTGCGCAACGTGGTGGAGCAGGTGGTGAACCTGGGCGAGGACGCCCTGCCGGAGATGACGCCGCCCGGAGGCCCGCGCGCCGCCCGGGGCCGCTCCACGCCCGAGCTGTCCCTGCCCTTCAAGGAGGCCAAGGAGCGGCTCATCGACGGCTTCGAGCAGGACTACGTGCGTGACCTGCTCGCGCGCTGCGAGGGCAACATCTCCCGCGCCGCGCGGGAGGCGGGCATCGACCGCATGTACCTCTACAAGCTGGTGAAGAAGCACGGCCTGGACGCGGGCCGCTCCGGCGGCTCGGACGGGTAG
- a CDS encoding translation initiation factor — protein MGKRDKKPEAPAAPAPFHNPFAALGLNREALPPGPPPAPVKAAAPARGPARAVVRMERKGRGGKEVTVVEQLELSEAERDTWLKALKGSLGCGGTVEGDTLVLQGDQRERLPALLEARGVRRVTVG, from the coding sequence ATGGGCAAGCGTGACAAGAAGCCGGAGGCGCCCGCCGCCCCGGCGCCCTTCCACAACCCCTTCGCCGCGCTGGGTCTGAACCGGGAGGCGCTGCCGCCCGGCCCGCCGCCCGCGCCGGTGAAGGCCGCCGCGCCCGCCCGGGGGCCCGCGCGCGCCGTGGTGCGCATGGAGCGCAAGGGCCGCGGGGGCAAGGAAGTGACGGTGGTGGAGCAGCTGGAGCTGTCCGAGGCCGAGCGCGACACGTGGCTCAAGGCCCTCAAGGGTTCGCTGGGCTGCGGGGGCACGGTGGAGGGCGACACGCTGGTCTTGCAGGGCGATCAGCGCGAGCGCCTGCCCGCGCTGCTCGAGGCCCGGGGCGTGCGCCGCGTCACCGTGGGGTGA
- a CDS encoding methylated-DNA--[protein]-cysteine S-methyltransferase, producing MSLETPNLYSTTLASPVGPLRLFATAEALTAVYLENHRHARALTATPHEALPVLRAAGTQLAQYFAGERQGFELPLAPEGTPFQHAVWAALREIPWGHTWSYAQLARHLGRDGAARAVGSANARNPLSILVPCHRVVGASGSLTGYAGGLAAKQWLLAHERRLTPR from the coding sequence ATGAGCCTTGAGACCCCGAACCTCTACAGCACCACCCTGGCCAGTCCCGTGGGCCCGCTGCGGCTGTTCGCCACGGCCGAGGCCCTCACCGCCGTGTACCTGGAGAACCACCGGCACGCGCGCGCCCTCACGGCCACGCCCCACGAGGCCCTGCCCGTGCTGCGCGCGGCGGGCACCCAGCTCGCGCAGTACTTCGCGGGCGAGCGCCAGGGCTTCGAGCTGCCCCTGGCCCCCGAGGGCACGCCCTTCCAGCACGCCGTGTGGGCGGCGCTCCGGGAGATTCCCTGGGGCCACACCTGGTCCTACGCCCAGCTCGCGCGGCACCTCGGCCGGGACGGGGCGGCGCGGGCCGTGGGCTCCGCCAACGCGCGCAACCCCCTGTCCATCCTGGTGCCCTGCCACCGGGTGGTGGGCGCCTCGGGGAGCCTCACGGGCTACGCGGGGGGCCTCGCCGCCAAGCAGTGGCTGCTGGCCCACGAGCGGCGGCTCACCCCACGGTGA
- a CDS encoding AlkA N-terminal domain-containing protein, producing the protein MTPLVPDTCYRALSARDRRFDGLFFVGVATTGIYCRPVCTARTPRAERCTFYRSAAEAEQAGFRACLLCRPELAPGHAPVDAGARLAAAALARIEAGALNEASLDALAGELGVTSRHLRRVTEAALGVSPVALAQTRRLALAKQLLQDTALPLAEVAFASGFRSVRRFNALFQARFGRPPSALRRGDAERPAPPALVLRLDYRPPLAWETLLGFLQGRALPGVEHVADGAYRRTVRLGDTQGWLVVRADPERPALRAELSLSLAGALMPVAARLRALFDLDAQPALIADCLAREPLLAPHVQATPGLRMPGAFDAFEMTVRAILGQQVSVRAATTLSGRLVARFGEPVASPGPHPALTHHFPRPETLASATEDAVAALGLPGARARTLLAVSRALAEGTVRLEPHADVEQTLAALQALPGIGPWTAHYIAMRALRWPDAFPASDLGIRKALGGATAKAAEARAEAWRPWRTYAVMHLWNSLSTGAGG; encoded by the coding sequence ATGACGCCGCTCGTCCCCGACACCTGCTACCGCGCCCTGAGCGCGCGCGACCGCCGCTTCGACGGGCTGTTCTTCGTGGGCGTGGCCACCACGGGCATCTACTGCCGGCCCGTGTGCACGGCCCGCACGCCCCGCGCCGAGCGCTGCACCTTCTACCGCTCCGCCGCCGAGGCCGAACAGGCGGGCTTCCGGGCCTGTCTGCTGTGCCGTCCGGAGCTCGCCCCGGGGCACGCGCCCGTGGACGCGGGGGCCCGGCTGGCCGCGGCCGCGCTCGCGCGCATCGAGGCCGGGGCGCTCAACGAGGCCTCGCTCGACGCGCTCGCCGGGGAGCTGGGCGTCACCAGCCGCCACCTGCGCCGCGTCACCGAGGCCGCGCTGGGCGTGTCCCCCGTGGCGCTCGCCCAGACCCGGCGGCTCGCGCTGGCCAAGCAGCTGCTCCAGGACACCGCGCTGCCGCTCGCCGAGGTGGCCTTCGCCAGCGGCTTTCGGAGCGTGCGGCGCTTCAACGCCCTGTTCCAGGCGCGCTTCGGTCGGCCGCCCTCGGCCCTGCGGCGCGGCGACGCGGAGCGCCCCGCCCCACCCGCGCTCGTGCTGCGCCTGGACTACCGCCCGCCGCTCGCCTGGGAGACGCTCCTGGGCTTCCTCCAGGGGCGCGCCCTGCCCGGCGTGGAGCACGTGGCCGACGGCGCGTACCGGCGCACGGTGCGGCTGGGTGACACCCAGGGCTGGCTCGTGGTGCGCGCGGACCCCGAGCGGCCCGCGCTCCGGGCCGAGCTGTCCCTGTCCCTCGCGGGCGCGCTGATGCCGGTGGCCGCGCGGCTGCGCGCCCTCTTCGACCTGGACGCCCAGCCCGCCCTCATCGCGGACTGCCTCGCGCGCGAGCCGCTCCTGGCGCCCCATGTCCAGGCGACACCGGGCCTGCGGATGCCCGGGGCCTTCGATGCCTTCGAGATGACGGTGCGGGCCATCCTCGGCCAGCAGGTGTCGGTCCGGGCGGCCACCACGCTGAGCGGACGGCTCGTGGCGCGCTTCGGCGAGCCCGTGGCGTCCCCCGGCCCCCACCCGGCGCTCACCCACCACTTCCCCCGGCCGGAAACCCTCGCCTCGGCCACCGAGGACGCGGTGGCCGCCCTGGGCCTGCCCGGCGCGCGCGCCCGGACGCTCCTGGCCGTCTCCCGCGCCCTCGCCGAGGGCACGGTGCGCCTCGAGCCCCACGCCGACGTGGAGCAGACGCTCGCGGCGCTCCAGGCCCTGCCGGGCATCGGCCCGTGGACGGCCCACTACATCGCGATGCGCGCCCTGCGCTGGCCGGACGCCTTTCCCGCGAGTGATCTCGGCATCCGCAAGGCGCTCGGCGGGGCGACGGCGAAGGCGGCCGAGGCCCGCGCCGAGGCGTGGCGGCCCTGGCGCACCTACGCGGTCATGCACCTGTGGAATTCCCTCTCGACCGGAGCCGGCGGATGA
- a CDS encoding cupin domain-containing protein produces the protein MDVKHLSDYLGFAAGKLQKHHLFGSERFFLDVYCLLPGQSQKPHRHAASDKVYTVLEGQCRFQLGAEETLQGPGAVLFAPAGVEHGVTNDGPANARLLVLMTPPPEHA, from the coding sequence ATGGATGTGAAACACCTGTCGGACTACCTGGGCTTCGCGGCCGGGAAGCTCCAGAAGCACCACCTCTTCGGGTCCGAGCGCTTCTTCCTGGACGTGTACTGCCTGCTGCCCGGCCAGTCGCAGAAGCCCCATCGGCACGCGGCCTCGGACAAGGTGTACACCGTGCTGGAGGGGCAGTGCCGCTTCCAGCTGGGCGCGGAGGAGACCCTCCAGGGCCCCGGCGCCGTCCTCTTCGCCCCCGCGGGGGTGGAGCACGGCGTCACCAACGATGGCCCCGCCAACGCCCGCCTCCTCGTCTTGATGACCCCCCCTCCGGAGCACGCATGA
- a CDS encoding thioredoxin domain-containing protein codes for MSKKANPPPPPPVRGAQALLALGLAESALSVFQWSQLLTLRQGGATVCGVSERVNCETVWNSPFASALHGLFHMPVAGLGVVWGLVAVALSALYLVWARGGRPVRAAANGLRLTAAAGLVACGVFAAASASVGVLCPTCLGTYALTAAFAVVAFKGLPGAVLPQAGEWGETLKWAGGFAVAAYVAVLVPGAQTPRAGAGAASMAQAPLGSLPDYLASLSSEEKQAVSDALAKYRQDSPLPAAFPARRQYGPASAPVKMVEWTDSRCPHCKSLVEALAVIKQRLPEGKLSLEARQFPLDSACNFSLPPQLSDGSGTRCLAAKGQICLEGASDYWALREKLFEAQRSLTSGPAIMDILASGSVPRSQLEACVNAQDTQRKLQEDVAYAKQHELRGTPLVVVNGREAAAFPPFLTALILADGNPDAEAFKTLPAPRALQAHQAH; via the coding sequence ATGAGCAAGAAGGCCAATCCGCCCCCTCCTCCCCCCGTTCGTGGCGCCCAGGCGCTGCTCGCCCTGGGCCTCGCCGAGAGCGCGCTCTCCGTCTTCCAGTGGAGCCAGCTGCTCACCCTGCGCCAGGGCGGCGCCACCGTGTGCGGCGTCTCCGAGCGCGTCAACTGCGAGACCGTGTGGAACTCGCCCTTCGCCAGCGCCCTGCACGGGCTCTTCCACATGCCGGTGGCGGGGCTGGGCGTCGTGTGGGGCCTGGTCGCCGTGGCGCTCTCGGCGCTCTACCTCGTCTGGGCCAGGGGCGGCCGCCCGGTGCGGGCCGCCGCCAACGGGCTGCGCCTGACGGCCGCCGCGGGCCTGGTCGCCTGTGGCGTGTTCGCCGCCGCGAGCGCCAGCGTCGGCGTGCTCTGCCCCACGTGTCTGGGCACCTACGCGCTCACCGCCGCCTTCGCCGTCGTGGCCTTCAAGGGCCTGCCGGGCGCCGTATTGCCCCAGGCCGGCGAGTGGGGAGAGACCCTCAAGTGGGCCGGAGGCTTCGCGGTGGCCGCCTATGTCGCCGTGCTCGTGCCGGGCGCGCAGACGCCCCGCGCCGGGGCCGGCGCCGCGTCCATGGCCCAGGCGCCGCTCGGCTCGCTGCCGGACTACCTGGCCAGCCTCTCCTCCGAGGAGAAGCAGGCCGTGTCCGACGCGCTGGCGAAGTACCGCCAGGACTCGCCCCTGCCCGCCGCCTTCCCCGCCCGCCGCCAGTACGGCCCCGCCAGCGCGCCGGTGAAGATGGTGGAGTGGACCGACAGCCGCTGCCCCCACTGCAAGTCCCTGGTGGAGGCCCTCGCCGTCATCAAGCAGCGCCTGCCCGAGGGCAAGCTGTCGCTCGAGGCGCGCCAGTTCCCGCTCGACAGCGCGTGCAACTTCTCCCTGCCGCCGCAGCTCAGTGATGGCTCGGGCACGCGCTGCCTCGCCGCCAAGGGGCAGATCTGCCTCGAGGGCGCCTCGGACTACTGGGCGCTGCGCGAGAAGCTCTTCGAGGCCCAGCGCTCGCTCACGAGCGGCCCGGCCATCATGGACATCCTGGCCTCGGGCTCGGTGCCCCGCTCGCAGCTGGAGGCGTGCGTGAACGCGCAGGACACCCAGCGCAAGCTCCAGGAGGACGTCGCCTACGCCAAGCAGCACGAGCTGCGGGGCACGCCGCTCGTGGTCGTCAACGGGCGCGAGGCGGCCGCCTTCCCGCCCTTCCTCACCGCGCTCATCCTCGCGGACGGCAACCCGGACGCGGAGGCCTTCAAGACGCTGCCCGCGCCGCGGGCCCTCCAGGCGCACCAGGCCCACTGA
- the mutM gene encoding DNA-formamidopyrimidine glycosylase yields MAEVPEVETLVRDLQQAVVGKRFTGAEVRVPQAVRFPRASVLSERLAGRRVVSARRRAKFMLLALDDGQVLALHLMLWGNLELRGAIGTRPEHTLVVLGLEGGEELVFSDELGYARVALAPASELTERLKLDELGPEALSDDFSPEVLARQLRRRRGPLKTVLLNQRVFAGLGNRDADESLWVARLHPRRVAGSLGPAELVRLYEGIREVLDEGIRLRGTQRDLFGVQGGAKHHRNVFGRTGESCPRCGDRVRAGKLGGRNTHWCPTCQPEQDVTTALPSGEAAPADPLLSA; encoded by the coding sequence ATGGCGGAAGTCCCCGAGGTGGAGACGCTGGTGAGGGACCTGCAACAGGCGGTGGTGGGCAAGCGCTTCACGGGCGCGGAGGTGCGCGTGCCCCAGGCGGTGCGCTTCCCCCGGGCGAGTGTGTTGTCCGAGCGGCTCGCGGGGCGGCGGGTGGTGTCCGCGCGGCGGCGGGCCAAGTTCATGCTCCTGGCCCTGGACGACGGGCAGGTGCTGGCCCTGCACCTGATGCTCTGGGGCAACCTGGAGCTGCGCGGGGCCATCGGCACCCGGCCCGAGCACACGCTCGTGGTGCTGGGCCTGGAGGGCGGCGAGGAGCTCGTCTTCAGCGACGAGCTCGGCTACGCGCGGGTGGCGCTGGCGCCCGCGAGCGAGCTGACTGAGCGGCTCAAGCTCGACGAGTTGGGTCCGGAGGCCCTGTCGGACGACTTCTCGCCCGAGGTGCTCGCGCGCCAGTTGCGCCGTCGGCGCGGCCCCCTCAAGACGGTGCTGCTCAACCAGCGCGTCTTCGCGGGGCTCGGCAACCGGGACGCGGACGAGAGCCTGTGGGTGGCCCGGCTGCATCCCCGCCGGGTCGCGGGTTCCCTGGGCCCCGCGGAGCTGGTGCGGCTGTACGAGGGCATCCGCGAGGTGCTCGACGAGGGCATCCGCCTGCGGGGCACCCAGCGCGACCTCTTCGGGGTGCAGGGCGGCGCGAAGCACCACCGCAACGTGTTCGGCCGCACGGGCGAGTCCTGCCCCCGCTGCGGGGACCGGGTGCGCGCGGGCAAGCTGGGCGGACGCAACACCCACTGGTGCCCCACCTGCCAGCCCGAGCAGGACGTCACCACGGCCCTGCCCTCGGGGGAGGCGGCGCCGGCGGACCCGCTGCTGAGCGCCTGA
- a CDS encoding serine/threonine-protein kinase has translation MSEQTVSSRPRGKKAVPALKQVGRYVLLKQLGEGGMGVVYMAYDPDLDRAVALKLLRADGRANSEDARARLLREAQAMARVSHANVIPIFDVGVWGEQVFLAMELVEGQTLGEWLRANERPAWREVLGKFVDAGRGLLAAHEAGLVHRDFKPGNVLMDRRGRVFVTDFGLARQVEKGEQEQTSLFQAAGLLPAGVEHRMLEVDLTETGSVMGTPNYMSPEQFRGAGVDVRSDQFSFCVSLYWALYRQRPFEPDALRRAVQSGVVAESPGETPGAAPTRAARREARARLPAPPLILEPPRDSPVPAWVRQALMRGLSVEPGQRFASMGELLAALSQEARLRRRRGWMAAAAAGVVGVSLVGTAVYQRSRVCVGAGELMAEVWNPAARQRVEGAFAATGLAFAPDVSGRVAGVLDGYTRAWSAQRVAACEATKLRGVQTEALLERREACLERRRQDVRALVDELSRADGTLVEKSVDAALALPVLGECENVEALAERQRLPEDAGQRERIAALDERLARLKVLVDTGRYAPAREAVGPLVEAAENTGYAPLMAEAHAQRGWLRFQLSELEAARGDLVRAAHEAEAGRAERVKAEALGRLLYVDTRREHFDTAEEWGGWTEAALRRMGGDALLEGGLLFNRAHLALSRGQLPAARALFERAGAVWQRVLPPEHPRRARLGVMLGRVLVQEGQAARGVEVLREALARLDKGLGALHPDTVTAHYALAWALREQGELERALTQVREVVRRHEALHGPAHVRTAEARDEEGQSLLGLKRYPEALAVYQRALADKRRVLAPDDASLQYSYDGVGQALLGLGRVREALSPLRQAVSFASVEPEALAESGFALARALRGDGQAREALVQARQARDLFLRAGEEGRAAEVLAWMAPARESPKHQGRRP, from the coding sequence ATGAGTGAACAGACGGTCTCCTCCCGGCCTCGGGGAAAGAAGGCGGTGCCCGCGCTCAAACAGGTGGGCCGCTACGTGCTGCTCAAGCAGTTGGGCGAGGGCGGCATGGGCGTGGTGTACATGGCCTACGATCCGGACCTGGACCGGGCGGTGGCGCTCAAGCTGTTGCGCGCGGACGGGCGGGCGAACTCGGAGGACGCGCGGGCGCGGCTGTTGCGCGAGGCGCAGGCGATGGCGCGGGTGTCGCACGCGAACGTCATCCCCATCTTCGACGTGGGCGTGTGGGGCGAGCAGGTCTTCCTGGCGATGGAGCTCGTGGAGGGCCAGACGCTGGGCGAGTGGCTGCGCGCGAACGAGCGCCCCGCGTGGCGCGAGGTGCTCGGCAAGTTCGTGGACGCGGGCCGGGGGCTCCTGGCCGCGCACGAGGCGGGGCTCGTGCACCGCGACTTCAAGCCCGGCAACGTGCTGATGGACCGGCGGGGCCGCGTCTTCGTCACCGACTTCGGCCTGGCGCGCCAGGTGGAGAAGGGCGAGCAGGAGCAGACGTCCCTGTTCCAGGCCGCGGGCCTGCTGCCCGCGGGCGTGGAGCACCGCATGTTGGAGGTGGACCTGACCGAGACGGGCTCGGTCATGGGCACGCCCAACTACATGTCCCCCGAGCAGTTCCGGGGCGCGGGCGTGGACGTGCGCTCGGACCAGTTCAGCTTCTGTGTGTCGCTCTACTGGGCGCTCTACCGGCAGCGGCCCTTCGAGCCGGATGCGCTGCGGCGGGCCGTGCAGTCCGGCGTCGTCGCGGAGTCGCCCGGCGAGACGCCCGGCGCCGCGCCCACCCGGGCCGCGCGGCGCGAGGCCCGCGCGCGCCTGCCCGCGCCGCCGCTCATCCTGGAGCCGCCGCGCGACAGCCCGGTGCCCGCCTGGGTGCGCCAGGCCCTCATGCGGGGGCTGTCGGTGGAGCCCGGCCAGCGCTTCGCGTCCATGGGCGAGTTGCTCGCGGCGCTCAGCCAGGAGGCCCGGCTGCGCCGGCGGCGTGGGTGGATGGCGGCCGCGGCGGCGGGGGTGGTGGGCGTGTCGCTCGTGGGCACGGCCGTGTACCAGCGCTCGCGCGTGTGCGTGGGCGCGGGGGAGCTCATGGCCGAGGTGTGGAACCCCGCGGCGCGCCAGCGGGTGGAGGGCGCCTTCGCCGCCACGGGCCTGGCCTTCGCCCCGGACGTCTCCGGGCGGGTGGCCGGGGTGCTGGACGGGTACACGCGTGCCTGGAGCGCGCAGCGGGTGGCGGCGTGCGAGGCCACGAAGCTGCGGGGGGTGCAGACGGAGGCGCTGCTCGAGCGGCGCGAGGCGTGTCTGGAGCGGCGCCGCCAGGACGTGCGGGCGCTGGTGGACGAGCTGTCGCGGGCGGACGGGACCCTGGTGGAGAAGTCCGTGGACGCGGCGCTCGCCCTGCCCGTGCTGGGGGAGTGCGAGAACGTGGAGGCGCTCGCCGAGCGACAGCGCCTGCCCGAGGACGCGGGCCAGCGCGAGCGGATTGCCGCCCTGGACGAGCGCCTCGCCCGGCTCAAGGTGCTCGTGGACACGGGCCGCTACGCGCCCGCGCGCGAGGCGGTGGGGCCGCTCGTGGAGGCGGCGGAGAACACGGGCTACGCGCCGCTGATGGCCGAGGCGCATGCCCAGCGCGGCTGGCTCCGCTTCCAGTTGAGCGAGCTGGAGGCCGCGCGGGGCGACCTGGTGCGCGCCGCCCACGAGGCCGAGGCGGGCCGGGCCGAGCGCGTGAAGGCGGAGGCGCTCGGGCGGCTGCTCTACGTGGACACCCGGCGCGAGCACTTCGACACGGCGGAGGAGTGGGGCGGCTGGACGGAGGCCGCGCTGCGCCGCATGGGCGGAGACGCGCTGCTCGAGGGCGGGCTGCTGTTCAACCGCGCCCACCTGGCGCTCTCGCGCGGACAGCTCCCCGCGGCGCGGGCCCTCTTCGAGCGGGCGGGCGCGGTGTGGCAGCGGGTGTTGCCCCCGGAGCATCCCCGGCGGGCCCGGCTGGGGGTGATGCTGGGCCGCGTGCTGGTGCAGGAGGGCCAGGCGGCGCGGGGCGTGGAGGTGCTGCGCGAGGCGCTCGCGCGCCTGGACAAGGGCCTGGGCGCGCTCCACCCCGACACCGTCACGGCGCACTACGCGCTGGCCTGGGCGCTGCGCGAGCAGGGGGAGCTGGAGCGGGCGCTCACGCAGGTGCGCGAGGTGGTGCGGCGGCACGAGGCGCTCCATGGGCCCGCGCACGTGCGCACCGCGGAGGCGCGGGACGAGGAGGGCCAGAGCCTGCTCGGGCTCAAGCGCTACCCGGAGGCGCTGGCGGTGTACCAGCGCGCCCTGGCCGACAAGCGCCGGGTGCTCGCGCCGGACGACGCGTCCCTGCAGTATTCCTATGACGGGGTGGGCCAGGCGCTCCTGGGCCTGGGCCGGGTGCGCGAGGCCCTGTCGCCCCTGCGCCAGGCCGTGTCCTTCGCGTCCGTGGAGCCCGAGGCGCTCGCCGAGTCCGGCTTCGCCCTGGCCCGGGCGCTCCGGGGGGACGGGCAGGCGCGCGAGGCGCTCGTCCAGGCGCGGCAGGCGCGCGACCTGTTCCTGCGCGCTGGCGAGGAGGGGCGGGCCGCCGAGGTGCTCGCGTGGATGGCGCCCGCGCGCGAATCCCCCAAGCACCAGGGCCGGCGCCCCTGA
- a CDS encoding SDR family oxidoreductase — translation MTTAFITGAGVRVGSAVARALGQAGYDLALHANRSAESVRALAEEFEVLGRRVTVHTADLSRPEAVDALGAEVRAAHPALDVVVHNAGLYAAVPFGAITRAQYQTMVGVNLDAPFFLTQALLPSLRAGTSPLVVHLTDIAGERPVGGYAHYSVSKAGLIMLTRALAVELAPHVRVNAISPGTVAFPEDFDAAAREDTLRRIPLGREGSVEDVARAVLFLARDAPYVTGQVLAVDGGRSAQL, via the coding sequence ATGACGACCGCATTCATCACCGGCGCCGGCGTGCGTGTGGGCAGCGCGGTGGCGCGCGCCCTGGGCCAGGCCGGGTATGACCTGGCGCTGCACGCGAACCGCTCCGCCGAGTCGGTGCGGGCGCTGGCGGAGGAGTTCGAGGTGCTCGGGCGGCGGGTCACCGTCCACACCGCGGACCTGTCCCGGCCCGAGGCGGTGGACGCGCTGGGCGCCGAGGTGCGCGCGGCCCATCCCGCCCTGGACGTGGTGGTGCACAACGCGGGGCTCTACGCGGCGGTGCCCTTTGGCGCCATCACCCGCGCGCAGTACCAGACGATGGTGGGGGTGAACCTGGACGCGCCCTTCTTCCTCACCCAGGCCCTGCTGCCCTCGCTGCGCGCGGGCACGTCCCCCTTGGTGGTGCACCTCACGGACATCGCCGGGGAGCGGCCCGTGGGGGGCTACGCGCACTACTCGGTGAGCAAGGCGGGCCTCATCATGCTCACGCGGGCGCTGGCGGTGGAGCTGGCGCCGCACGTGCGCGTCAACGCCATCTCCCCGGGCACGGTGGCCTTCCCGGAGGACTTCGACGCGGCGGCGCGCGAGGACACGCTGCGGCGCATTCCCCTGGGGCGCGAGGGGAGCGTGGAGGACGTGGCCCGCGCGGTGCTGTTCCTCGCCCGGGACGCGCCCTACGTCACCGGCCAGGTGCTCGCGGTGGACGGCGGCCGGAGCGCGCAGCTCTAG